The genomic stretch ATGATTTTCCATTCTCCGTTTTCAAAAAACGCGATCCCCGCGCCATCATCATTGATCCGCCAAGCCTTCTCAACCTCTTCTTTTGACATAACTTTATCTTTTGGTAAATATGCTATTAGGCACATATAAACCTCCTTATAAAGACAATGTAATATCTTCTTTTACATCACTATTTATTTTTTGAATAACACTTGATTTCTTAATTCTTTCAATATCTCTTCTATACCTAAGCAAACTAAATTTATTGTTTGTAATCTTATCAACTCCAATAGGTGGATAACACTCAATACGTATATTTCTGTATGTATTCAGACGATAATTATCTATCATGGGGATGAACTCAGAATCCCCTCCAAATGTTAACTTGCTTTCAAACTCTTTATACTTCTCAAACAAATTCAACTTGTTTAAAACTTTTTCCATAAAACCCTCCTCAATAAAACATGGTATTCCTTCACTTGTGCCGTTGTATTTCTTTGCCCCCAACGGCTGGGACATTTTTTCTCTCTATATGTACCATTTTAGATCGCAAGTACAGGACCGGGTCATCTGTTGCTAACAGTAACAGGTAATTATAACACCCCTCCATCTTGAAAAATGTATCAACTTCTCTCTATATGTACCGCTTCAGATCGCAAGTACAGGAACGGGTCATCTGTTGCTAGCAATTTTGCCAACACCCCTGCCTACCCCTACACAACATGCTTCTCAAAGATGTACAACACCAGTCTAACCCCCACAACACTGACACATATTCTTGCTTTCCTGCTATACAATACACTTTTCACATGATTAATCCTCGTTTTAAATTCTTACATTAAAACTTTGTTAAAATTGATGGAATACAACTTACCCTTTTGACTACCACATTCCTTATTCCTACTTACCTTTCAGGAGACTGAAAACTCAACTTCTAAACTGGTAAATTCAAGTTAAACAAAAATAAAATTCCAAAAGCACTGGAGACGAAAATGAAGAAGATAATATCATCAACTCTAACATTATTTATGCTCTCAGCAACCAACTTAGCCTTCAGCAAACAAAAAGAGTTCAATTTGTTAGTAAGTGCCAATGGATACTCCGCAGTTGTCTTTTCAACCGTCAAAAAAAGGATATCCGCATTCTACCCATCCATCTATAGAAAATACGATGAAAAGTCAAAAGAAATTACCTTCATACTACGCTCTCTTGATTACAACATTAACATAAACGAGAAATCCTTCGCTCTCAAAGACGCTAAATTAAACGACCTAAACTACATCCCCGGAACTGGAATAATAAAAGTAAGTTTCTCACACGAAATAGCAGATGTTGTAATGTATATCTTCTCTTCGTTTAACCTACGCTATCCTTCCTTCGTTGTAAAACTGGAAATCTCGCCAAAGGAGAGAGGAATAATAGAAGTATCAAGGTCAATAGGTTTCTCAGGTAGGCAGCCAATAGTCCCATATGACAACGAAAGCCAATACATAAACTCCGAATACGGAACATTGCTTTTTTACTTCAAGGAAGTTGCGAAAAAAGGAATAGAATTTTCAATTTATGACCTTGTCATTCTAGCAAAAGACCTTGAGACTTGCTTAAAAGTCGCAAACTACTACTACTCCACTTTCTTTGACCCCCTTGAGGAAGAACTAAAATTCTGGAACAATTGGCATAGCAAAACGATAATACCAAAAAATCTCTCAAAGGAACAGACAGACTTGTATAAGCAATCTCTAGCTTTCATAAAAATGGGGCAGGTAAGAGAGGAAGGGAAAGGCTTCGGGCAGATACTAGCATCGCTCACAACAGGAACTTGGAATATCGCTTGGGTAAGAGATGGAGTATATTCAATCGTGGCGCTCATCAGGGCTGGACAACTTGAAGAAGCAAGAGATGCTCTAAAATTCTTCCTAGAAGCAGATACAGGATACTACAAATCATACGTATTTGATGGAAAGGATTGGGGAATAGGCGTTGATTACAAAATATCGGTATGTAGGTATTATGGAAACGGAAAGGAAGAGTCAGATGATAATGGAAATGGTGTTAATATTGAGATTGACGGATTTGGAATGTTTCTATGGGCTTTGTCAGAATACCTAAACGCCACAAACGATTCTCAACTTCTAAACAGGTATTTTGAAGCTATTGATAAACAAGTCATCTACCCAATTATCTACAACATAGACACAAACTTGAACACTATAAGACCAGAATCAGGCCCCTGGGAGAGACACATAAGAGACAACGGCTACGACGGTGCAAAACGCTTTACCTACACAACAATTATGGCGATAAAGGGATTGAGTGAGATAAGCAAAACTTTCAAAAAATACGGAAAAAAGTCAAGTTATGATATAGATAATTACATATCAATACTTATGGAAGGACTTAATAAAAACTTGGTGGATAAAGACAGAAAAGTTCTAGTCGGTTCATATGAACATTTCACCAGGTTTGGTTATCCAAAGTATGTAGATGGAGCAGTCGTTGAAGCAATAAATTTCGGGTTAGTCTCAAGAGATGTGTCAGAGAATACTCTAAAGGCATTTGAGGATGTCTTGAAAATGAAAGGAAGGGAAGGATACAAGAGAAACCTTGACGGCGGCTGGTATGATAACCAAGAATGGGTAATAATAAACCTAAGAACGGCAAGTGCTTATAAAAGAATTGGAAACACTGAAAAAGCAACCAGACTAGTGAGAAGAATTGAAGAGAAGGCATTAAACGGGTTCTATATGATACCAGAACTACTTGATGAGAAAGATGACTCATTCAAAGGCGCTATCCCAATGCTAGGTTTCGGTGCAGGTGCGTATATTATATTCTTTACAGACTAAAAAATTTTATGCTTGTAATACTCCATTACTTCATTCAAACATCTTACCTATGAGATTATTCTGAATATTTTTTAGTCTTTCGTTAGCCAGGTCATAGTATTCAGGAACTATCTCAAATCCTAGATAATGACGACCCATTTCCTTCGCAGCTACTGATACTGTTCCCGAACCAAGAAACGGATCAAAAACCAAATCACCTTCCCTACTACTAAAAAGAAGTATTCTCTTGACAAGATTAAGTGGTAGCTTTGTAGGCGTTTTAACCTTACCTGTCCAGTACTCTCTATTTATGAACCAGACATCTTCAGGGTAATGCTCAACTTTGTAGAAGTTATACTTCTTATCATTTTTCACTACAAAAAGTATATGGTAGTGACTCGTCACAAACCGTCTCTCAGTATAGACACCAAACTGATACCTCCATATAAGATGGTTAATGGTTATAAAGCCAACATCATCAATAGCATTCAATATATCCTTCAAGTTAGTCCAACCAGAAAATACATACATACTACCTGAATCTTTCAAAATCCTATAACATTCCTTCATCCACCTAAACGTGAAATTATAATACTCTTCCTTTGATACCTCGTTATACCCTTCCAGCACTCTAGAGGAAGTTCTGTTGTAATTACTCCTCTTTGCCTTGAAGTCTATCGCAAAAGGTGGATCAGTCACAATAAGATCTATTGACGAAGATGGAATTTCTTTCATAAGCTCAAGTGAGTCTCCGCAATATATTTGGTCTATCTCAAACACACCCAGATTATTCCCACTACTAGAATGTATGTTTTGAAAATGCTTCTTATAGTTGCTCATATTGTGATAACCTATTGCTAATAGTTCTTAAGTAATTTTAGTCAATTTGTAAAGCAACTTTCTAAATCTAACATTGTCAATGCTATCTGATTATCATCTGTTGTAGTGTGAACATCGGCATAAATAGCGAAAGCACTAGAAACGCAACTATTAATCCGACGATCACTATAAGTATTGGTGAGAGAGATGAAACTAGTATTTCAGACTGTCTCTCAAGGTCAAATGAGTAAAACTCTGCAAGTTTGTAGAGTGTTTTGTCAATCTCTCCTGTCTCTTCTCCTACTCTAACCATCTGAACGAAAAGTTGAGGTAAAAACCGATACTCCGAAAGAACGTCGGATATTAACCTTCCTTTTTCAACCTCAGAGATAGCATATTCAACAGCACGCTTAATAGGAATTAGATTCACAACATTCACAACAGTCTCAAGAACACTCAGTATCATAACCTTGTTTGAAACCATTATTGACATAACTCTCGCAAACCTCTCAACATCACTCTTCACAAGAAAATTACCTAACGGAGTCAGAAACCTTATGATAAATCTATGTATGAGTTCCCTAAACGTTTCAAACCTTCTGTATGAGTAAAAAAGAAAAAAACCTAAGCCTATCAAAAGTGATAGTATTAGAATGATATTATCTTTTACAAAGTTCCCTACGGCTATAGTTACCTGTGTTATCTGTGGAAGTTCAGCAGAGTATGATGAATAGATTTCAGAAAACCTAGGAACGATTGAGGTAAGGAATATGAACACTACACCTACCGCAACAACAAGTATTATAGTAGGATAAACCAGTGCAGACTTAATCTTTGAGGCTATGTTAAAAGACCTTTCAAGGTATCCCGAAATGCTATTAAGAGCTTTACCAAGTTCTCCTGATGATTCCCCAGCCTTAACAACACCAACATAAAGGTCATCAAATACATCTGTGTGCATACTCATCGCTTCAGACAACAACTTACCGCCCCTTATAGAAGAAATCATAACTTCTATAACATTTCTAAAACTCTGATTCTTGACATCACCACCAGCAAGCTCAAGAGACTTTATTATTGGAAGTCCCGCATTCACACATATACTCAAAATGTTTGTGAATGAGATAAGATCCTTTCTATCTACTTTCTTACCCCTTACAACTCTCTTCTCCTCCTTAACTTCAAGAACCACTGAAAACATCTTCTTAAGTTCAGAAATGGCGGAAGATATATCACTAGCGTCAATTACACCTGTTATCGTTCTACCATCCTCCGACAAGCACTTATACCTAAAAACCATAGAATAATTCTACTAAACCTAAGCAAATTTCTTCCAACTAAACATACCAAAAGCCGATAAAGTCTGGAATTTAAACTAGAGTAAAGTTTCTTTTTTCTCGTTAAACAAAATAGAAACGAAACACCTGATTCACCCTAAAACCAAATTTATTACTATACCAACGATTGAGGTTAAAAGAACAGACAGAACTGCTACCAGTATTCCGACCATGAGTTTATATAGACTATCAATTCTTTTGTTTGTCTCATCAATTATCTTGTTTGTTTCATAGATTCCTTGAGACAACTCGTTCCTTACACCTTCAATTCTCTGTAAAAGCTCACTCCTAGTATCTTCAATCCTTTGAGACAACTCTAATCTAACTTCGTCAATTCTTTTGCTCGTCTCATCAATCCTCTTATTTGTTTCGTCAATCCTCTTGTTTGTCTCATCAATTCGCCTACTCAACTCATCAAACTTTTTATCAATCTTGGTATCCATTTCAACAAACCTATTCTCAACATAAGACTTAAATTCCTTCAACTCACTGCGAATGACATCTATCTCTCTAATTAGAAACAACACAGGGGCATATCTGTACTCATATTTCTCTTCCTTAACCTGAACTTCTTGAGTTTCCATACAAAAATTTTAATAAGATACTTACCTAATAGTTAAACACAGATTTTAGACAATTGATTCCAAAATTTAGACGTTATGTAGGTGTTAATGAACTGCAACCAAATCTAAGTTTTGCCTTACTAGTTTTTTGAATACTTCCTTACAACACATTTATATTAATGTCAGAGAGGTATTTTTATGGACAGAAGAAAAGTTATTCTAATTACTGGAATTGGTATCGTTACTCTACTTATTCTGATAGGTGCTTTCTTGCTATTCAGAGGTGGAGGCGATGACAGAGAAAAATTACTTAAGCTTGCGAAGATATACATTGAGGAAGGAGATTACGACAGAGCTTTAGACTACCTTGATAAACTGTATATGGAGAACAGTCAAGATGAGGAAATAAACAAACTACGAAAAGAAGTTATGAGGAAGAAAAAACTCAAAGAAGATGAGATGTCTAGAAGACAAGTTATGGTTAAGGTAGAAATGCCTGAAAGAAATGAAATTGATAATTCAAAGTTATCCAAGAGAGAAGAACAAATCAAACCTATAAGCGAAGTCAAAGGCAAAGATAAGAAGGAACAGTCTAGAGAATTATATCAAGAAGGGATAGAGTACCTGAAAAAGGACGATATCAACAATGCACACATAAGGTTTGAGAAGGCATCTGAACTTGACCCTGAAAATTCAAAAGCAAAAGGTGGCTTATCTTACACAACATACAGAAAAGGTAACAAAGACAGAGCACTAAAACTAGCAAACGAGACACTATCATTAGACCCAAACGACCCCTACGCTCGCATTACAAAAGGAAATATTCTATACGATAACAACGATTACGACAACGCATTAGAAGAGTTCAAGAAAGTTCTTCAAAGTGGCGAGGATAATTCAGATATGCGATACAAGATGGGGATAATCTACTACTTACGAAAGATGTATGATGATGCGATAAGAGAGTTTAGAAAATCAGTTGAACTAAACCCTAATTTTGACAAAGCACACTACAATCTTGGATTGAGCTATTATGCAGTAGGAGACAAGGACAACGCTATAAGATCCTTCAATCAGGCAATATCAGTAAATCCTTCTTACTCTAAACCCTACATAAATTTAGGAACAATCTATTACATTGATGGTAATTATGAAAAGGCACTCAATAGCCTATTAACAGCATACAAGTATGAAAAAAATAACGACTCACTCCTTGTAAAGATTGGGAATGCTTACGATAAACTTGGGCAACCAGACAAAGCAATGCCATTTTACGCAAATGCAGTGAAAATAAATCCTAAAAACTTCGTAGCACTCTACAATCTTGGAAACTCTTATCTTTTCGTCAAAGAAGACACCGCAAACGCTAAAAAATACATTGAGTCTGCGTATTCAATAAACAAAGATGACCCATTGCTTCTTACAACATTAGCAAACCTATATCTTCTGGAAGGAGATACTGACAAA from Spirochaetota bacterium encodes the following:
- a CDS encoding glycoside hydrolase family 15 protein yields the protein MKKIISSTLTLFMLSATNLAFSKQKEFNLLVSANGYSAVVFSTVKKRISAFYPSIYRKYDEKSKEITFILRSLDYNININEKSFALKDAKLNDLNYIPGTGIIKVSFSHEIADVVMYIFSSFNLRYPSFVVKLEISPKERGIIEVSRSIGFSGRQPIVPYDNESQYINSEYGTLLFYFKEVAKKGIEFSIYDLVILAKDLETCLKVANYYYSTFFDPLEEELKFWNNWHSKTIIPKNLSKEQTDLYKQSLAFIKMGQVREEGKGFGQILASLTTGTWNIAWVRDGVYSIVALIRAGQLEEARDALKFFLEADTGYYKSYVFDGKDWGIGVDYKISVCRYYGNGKEESDDNGNGVNIEIDGFGMFLWALSEYLNATNDSQLLNRYFEAIDKQVIYPIIYNIDTNLNTIRPESGPWERHIRDNGYDGAKRFTYTTIMAIKGLSEISKTFKKYGKKSSYDIDNYISILMEGLNKNLVDKDRKVLVGSYEHFTRFGYPKYVDGAVVEAINFGLVSRDVSENTLKAFEDVLKMKGREGYKRNLDGGWYDNQEWVIINLRTASAYKRIGNTEKATRLVRRIEEKALNGFYMIPELLDEKDDSFKGAIPMLGFGAGAYIIFFTD
- a CDS encoding site-specific DNA-methyltransferase, with translation MKEIPSSSIDLIVTDPPFAIDFKAKRSNYNRTSSRVLEGYNEVSKEEYYNFTFRWMKECYRILKDSGSMYVFSGWTNLKDILNAIDDVGFITINHLIWRYQFGVYTERRFVTSHYHILFVVKNDKKYNFYKVEHYPEDVWFINREYWTGKVKTPTKLPLNLVKRILLFSSREGDLVFDPFLGSGTVSVAAKEMGRHYLGFEIVPEYYDLANERLKNIQNNLIGKMFE
- a CDS encoding type II secretion system F family protein — translated: MVFRYKCLSEDGRTITGVIDASDISSAISELKKMFSVVLEVKEEKRVVRGKKVDRKDLISFTNILSICVNAGLPIIKSLELAGGDVKNQSFRNVIEVMISSIRGGKLLSEAMSMHTDVFDDLYVGVVKAGESSGELGKALNSISGYLERSFNIASKIKSALVYPTIILVVAVGVVFIFLTSIVPRFSEIYSSYSAELPQITQVTIAVGNFVKDNIILILSLLIGLGFFLFYSYRRFETFRELIHRFIIRFLTPLGNFLVKSDVERFARVMSIMVSNKVMILSVLETVVNVVNLIPIKRAVEYAISEVEKGRLISDVLSEYRFLPQLFVQMVRVGEETGEIDKTLYKLAEFYSFDLERQSEILVSSLSPILIVIVGLIVAFLVLSLFMPMFTLQQMIIR
- a CDS encoding tetratricopeptide repeat protein, with amino-acid sequence MDRRKVILITGIGIVTLLILIGAFLLFRGGGDDREKLLKLAKIYIEEGDYDRALDYLDKLYMENSQDEEINKLRKEVMRKKKLKEDEMSRRQVMVKVEMPERNEIDNSKLSKREEQIKPISEVKGKDKKEQSRELYQEGIEYLKKDDINNAHIRFEKASELDPENSKAKGGLSYTTYRKGNKDRALKLANETLSLDPNDPYARITKGNILYDNNDYDNALEEFKKVLQSGEDNSDMRYKMGIIYYLRKMYDDAIREFRKSVELNPNFDKAHYNLGLSYYAVGDKDNAIRSFNQAISVNPSYSKPYINLGTIYYIDGNYEKALNSLLTAYKYEKNNDSLLVKIGNAYDKLGQPDKAMPFYANAVKINPKNFVALYNLGNSYLFVKEDTANAKKYIESAYSINKDDPLLLTTLANLYLLEGDTDKASSLFADVIRKNPNLAEPYAGLGFVYLKRNKPAEAVKLFRKALSINPYDYNALVGMGDTMLNEGLYDDAITYYSKVREKFKDSYRALVGLGKSYAKKNDFSKAVSFYRQAINIKETPDTLFELAVSLEKTGNKEEAGLYYRRIKDKYPNFDKINLVNRALESL